The following proteins are encoded in a genomic region of Takifugu flavidus isolate HTHZ2018 unplaced genomic scaffold, ASM371156v2 ctg467, whole genome shotgun sequence:
- the LOC130520649 gene encoding trace amine-associated receptor 13c-like, whose translation MISVFRHFQTTTNLLLLSMAVSDLLVGLAVMPLMIVTLDSCRCISTYLCFLFHMLSFVLTSASVGNMVLISVDRYVAICCPLRYSSIKPNTVKICVSVCWISSIIYNLVLLKDNLLQLDFFSSCNKTCPLYMNYILSIADIIITFYVPLTVIIVLYARVFVVAVTQARAMRSQVSTAGSKPVSAMKSEMRAARTLGIVILFFFICFFPYYISSLTGQGISYEDSTGQLFLFYCNSTINPIIYAFFYPWFRKTVKLLLSCKFCKL comes from the coding sequence CACcaatctcctcctgctctccatggccgtgtctgaccttctggtgGGCCTTGCTGTGATGCCGCTCATGATCGTCACCCTGGATTCCTGTCGGTGCATCAGTACATATTTATGCTTTCTTTTCCACATGTTAAGctttgtcctcacctctgcctctgttggGAACATGGTGCTGATATCAGTAGATCGTTATGTGGCCATTTGTTGCCCTCTGCGTTATTCCTCCATCAAACcaaatacagttaaaatctgtgtgtctgtgtgttggatcAGTTCTATTATCTACAATCTGGTACTTCTAAAAGATAACCTTTTACAACTTGATTTTTTCAGTTCCTGCAACAAGACATGCCCTCTTTACATGAATTACATTTTATCTATTGCAGATATAATCATCACATTTTATGTCCCTCTAACTGTAATTATAGTTCTCTATGCCAGAGTGTTTGTGGTGGCTGTCACACAGGCACGTGCCATGCGGTCTCAGGTTTCAACAGCTGGGTCAAAACCTGTGAGTGCAATGAAATCAGAGATGAGAGCTGCGAGAACACTCGGAATTGtcattctctttttcttcatctgttTTTTCCCGTATTATATTTCTTCTTTAACAGGACAAGGCATAAGCTATGAAGATTCAACAGGTCAACTTTTTCTGTTCTATTGTAATTCTACAATAAATCCTATCATCTATGCTTTTTTCTATCCCTGGTTTAGAAAGACGGTTAAACTCCTCCTGAGCTGCAAATTCTGTAAACTCTGA